The genomic window CCATGCACAACGCGATGGCCAATTCCTTCAATTTCATCAAACGATTGAATAATGCCAAGCTCAATTAATTTATCAAGCAACATTTTCACAGCAACCGCATGATCTGGAATGGATGTTACTTCTTTTATTTTTTCTCCATTGACTGTAATATTAAAAATCGCATCTTCAAAACCGATTCGCTCAACCACACCTTTTGTTAATACTTCTTCACTCGGCATGTTGAACAATTGAAACTTTAACGAAGAACTTCCCGCATTGATCGCAATGACTTTTGGCATTTGACTAAACAGCTCCTTTAACATCGTTCACAATTATTGTATGCAAATATGCGAATTTCATCGGTACGTTTCTCATTTTACGGGTCGTTCATCGCTCTTTTCAAGTACGCAAACGTTACGAAAACGTTTTCTTCACATATTTGTTATATTCAGAAGGTTATGAACGATTTTCTTTCAGCCATTGTTCGAGTTTTACGACCATCGCTTGCATCGCCTCTTTATTTGAAAAGCTAGGAAGTTGTGCAAGCAATGCTTGTTTTGGCGCTTTCGCATGCGCACCTTTCTTTTGTAAAATAAAAATACTTTTCGCTGCTGCTTCATTTTTAAACATCGAAAGCGGAAGCTGCAACAAGCCTTGAATAAACGTTTCCTCTTTAATTAACGCATGCAATTTTTTTGATTCATCTGATGTAAAAAGCGTATTTGGGACGAGGAAAAACAAATATCCGCCTTCTTTCGTATAACGAATGCTTTGTTCAATAAATAAATAATGGGCATACGAATGGCCAGTTTCGGCATGTAAACGAAACGATTTGGCATGTTCATCGTCTGGATAATATCCGATCGGCAAATCGCATACGACTACATCGACCGGTTCAATAAACAACGGCTTTAAGCTATCTTGATGGAAAAATTGAATTTCATGTTGTTGTAAGTTTGCATTGACATAAGCAAGTTTCAATAGTAAATCGTCTGCATCTGCTCCGTAGCTTTTTACTTTTTTATTTGTGAGTTGATTCAACACAGCCGTCATTAAATTTCCTGTTCCAACAGCAGGATCGAGAATGGATAGCGAAAAATATGTTTTTGTAAATTCATCAATTAAATAACCGAT from Anoxybacillus gonensis includes these protein-coding regions:
- a CDS encoding class I SAM-dependent methyltransferase, producing MEKLFTVIDETATWLQEELKCSYLEAVAETGENLFHGDVLQEEVNELLKKRLKKAYASVRLHDWKNEHIRKALQLAMLKGMKQYVQPHHQMTPDAVSVFIGYLIDEFTKTYFSLSILDPAVGTGNLMTAVLNQLTNKKVKSYGADADDLLLKLAYVNANLQQHEIQFFHQDSLKPLFIEPVDVVVCDLPIGYYPDDEHAKSFRLHAETGHSYAHYLFIEQSIRYTKEGGYLFFLVPNTLFTSDESKKLHALIKEETFIQGLLQLPLSMFKNEAAAKSIFILQKKGAHAKAPKQALLAQLPSFSNKEAMQAMVVKLEQWLKENRS